One genomic segment of Amycolatopsis granulosa includes these proteins:
- a CDS encoding DUF433 domain-containing protein — translation MGNVVSLLDRPVYLYREVDRVLGLSNGTTRRWVNGYSRQGRDYPPILRVKPSDTEWTTWGEFVEVRILAEYRDQKIPTKRLRAAVEELRSVFDLRYPLAHARPYLEAERGDLAVRGEGLADMDDEHLLIVRTGEMLLTGRGRLVFDEATKDGLGDDDLVVTEIIPDPKYPDIVVNPERRGGLPTLRGRSILAATVAGMVNAGDPLSDVASDYGLTEAQVQQAIDYCAIYRIAA, via the coding sequence GTGGGGAACGTCGTCAGCTTGCTCGATCGTCCGGTCTACCTGTACCGCGAGGTAGACCGGGTGCTTGGCCTGAGCAACGGCACCACCCGCCGATGGGTCAATGGCTACTCTAGGCAAGGGCGGGACTACCCGCCCATCCTGCGGGTGAAGCCCTCAGACACCGAGTGGACCACTTGGGGAGAGTTCGTCGAGGTCAGGATCCTCGCCGAATATCGTGATCAGAAGATTCCCACCAAGCGCCTCCGGGCTGCAGTGGAAGAACTACGCTCCGTGTTCGACCTTCGGTACCCTCTCGCGCATGCCCGGCCCTACCTTGAGGCCGAACGAGGCGACCTTGCGGTCCGAGGCGAGGGCCTGGCTGATATGGACGACGAACACCTACTAATTGTCCGCACCGGCGAAATGCTGCTCACAGGGCGGGGCCGGTTAGTCTTTGACGAGGCGACCAAGGATGGCTTAGGGGACGATGACCTAGTGGTCACCGAGATCATTCCTGATCCGAAGTATCCGGACATCGTCGTCAACCCTGAACGGCGCGGTGGGCTACCGACGCTCAGGGGGCGGAGCATCTTGGCAGCCACTGTAGCTGGAATGGTCAACGCTGGCGACCCGCTGAGCGATGTTGCGTCGGATTACGGGCTCACAGAGGCCCAAGTGCAACAGGCGATCGACTACTGCGCTATCTACCGGATTGCCGCTTGA
- a CDS encoding LysR family transcriptional regulator encodes MSWTDLPPMNTLVPFETTMRLGSLTKAAAELHVTHGAVSRQLKSLEHALGVELFRRDGRVLVPTPAAVELNRQVVDALGRLAAAARQARSSTQPHPLVLSCEPTLMMRWLLPRLGSLTGANPGLDVHLSAAGGAIDLRRAGVDVAIRRNDFDLDPGVEALPLFHEWIGPVCTPELAAKIGEAADLAALPRLVSATRPVAWDTWARLAGVAVPPAPVQTFEHFYLSLEAASAGLGVAIGPYPLVANDLDSGRLVAPLGFVEDGTQYVLLTRSGATDPRVGMVYRWLRENASATLPGPHERAGKSA; translated from the coding sequence ATGAGCTGGACCGATCTGCCGCCGATGAACACGCTGGTGCCCTTCGAGACGACGATGCGGCTGGGGAGCCTGACCAAGGCCGCTGCCGAGCTGCACGTCACCCATGGCGCCGTCAGCCGCCAGCTGAAGTCGCTGGAGCACGCCCTCGGCGTGGAACTGTTCCGCCGCGACGGACGCGTGCTGGTTCCCACCCCCGCCGCGGTGGAGCTGAACCGGCAGGTCGTGGACGCGCTCGGACGGCTCGCCGCGGCAGCCCGGCAGGCGCGGTCGAGCACCCAGCCGCATCCTCTCGTGCTTTCCTGCGAGCCGACGTTGATGATGCGCTGGCTGCTGCCGCGGCTCGGCTCGCTGACCGGGGCGAACCCGGGCCTGGACGTGCATCTGTCCGCCGCCGGCGGGGCCATCGACCTGCGCCGGGCCGGCGTCGATGTCGCGATCCGCCGCAACGACTTCGACCTCGACCCGGGCGTGGAAGCGCTGCCCCTGTTCCACGAGTGGATCGGCCCCGTCTGCACCCCGGAGCTCGCCGCGAAGATCGGTGAGGCCGCCGACCTGGCCGCGCTGCCGCGGCTGGTTTCCGCTACCCGTCCGGTCGCCTGGGACACCTGGGCACGTCTCGCCGGCGTCGCGGTACCGCCCGCTCCGGTGCAGACCTTCGAGCACTTCTACCTCAGTTTGGAGGCCGCCTCTGCGGGGCTGGGAGTCGCGATCGGACCGTATCCGCTCGTCGCGAACGATCTCGATTCGGGACGCCTCGTCGCGCCCCTCGGGTTCGTCGAGGACGGCACCCAGTACGTGCTCCTCACGCGTTCCGGTGCGACCGACCCACGAGTGGGGATGGTGTACCGCTGGCTGCGCGAGAACGCCTCCGCGACCCTCCCCGGTCCCCACGAGCGAGCGGGGAAGTCCGCCTGA
- a CDS encoding amino acid permease, with translation MTQHNVVPETAAADEHGYRRHLKPRQIAMIGLGGAIGTGLFLGSGGRLHQAGPALAISYVICGVFAFLVLRALGELISHRPSSGSFVSYTREFFGEKWAFAVGWTYWLNWVVVTIIDSTAVALYLSFFGKYVSWMADVPQWCYALAVVAVVVLLNLISVKVFGELEFWFSLIKVAALVVFMVVGIVVIITGTPVAGHTPGFSILAGNGGFFPLGIVPALVLIQGVVFAYGSIELIGTASGEAQNPEKTMPKAVNAVVLRIAVFYVGSIVLLSLLLPYQSYAAGTSAFVTFFGAIGVDGADAIMNMVVLTAALSSLNAGLYSTGRIMRSLAARGSAPKFTIRMTRSGVPWGGLLMTAGAGLAGAFLNYIVPSEAFEIALNVDAIILLLTWTAIIACQIRLRSRTKRGLLPTPAFRMPGAPVTAWATLAFFAVVIGLMFFDTSGIGRPTVLWSLLLVPALVGGWYLARPHVARNAAERAETGADTVTIP, from the coding sequence ATGACTCAGCACAACGTAGTGCCGGAAACCGCGGCAGCCGATGAGCACGGCTACCGCCGGCACCTCAAGCCTCGGCAGATCGCGATGATCGGTCTCGGCGGCGCGATCGGCACCGGCCTGTTCCTGGGTTCCGGGGGCCGTCTGCACCAGGCCGGGCCCGCGCTCGCCATCTCCTACGTCATCTGCGGTGTCTTCGCGTTCCTGGTGCTGCGCGCCCTCGGTGAGCTGATCTCACACCGGCCGTCCTCGGGCTCGTTCGTCTCCTACACGCGGGAATTCTTCGGGGAGAAGTGGGCGTTCGCCGTCGGCTGGACGTACTGGCTGAACTGGGTCGTGGTCACCATCATCGACTCCACCGCGGTGGCCCTCTACCTGTCGTTCTTCGGCAAGTACGTGTCCTGGATGGCGGACGTCCCACAGTGGTGCTACGCCCTGGCCGTCGTCGCCGTCGTGGTGCTGCTGAACCTGATCTCGGTCAAGGTGTTCGGCGAGCTCGAGTTCTGGTTCTCGCTGATCAAGGTCGCCGCGCTCGTCGTCTTCATGGTCGTCGGCATCGTGGTGATCATCACCGGCACCCCCGTCGCCGGCCACACTCCGGGTTTCAGCATCCTCGCCGGCAACGGCGGGTTCTTCCCCCTCGGCATCGTCCCCGCCCTCGTCCTCATCCAGGGCGTCGTCTTCGCCTACGGGTCGATCGAACTGATCGGCACCGCCTCCGGGGAGGCGCAGAACCCGGAGAAGACGATGCCGAAGGCGGTCAACGCCGTGGTTCTCCGGATCGCGGTGTTCTACGTCGGCTCGATCGTGCTGCTGTCGCTGCTGTTGCCGTACCAGTCGTACGCCGCCGGCACCTCCGCGTTCGTCACGTTCTTCGGCGCGATCGGCGTGGACGGTGCCGACGCCATCATGAACATGGTCGTGCTCACCGCCGCCCTGTCCTCCCTCAACGCCGGCCTGTACTCGACGGGCCGGATCATGCGTTCCCTCGCCGCACGCGGGTCCGCGCCGAAGTTCACCATCCGGATGACCCGGTCCGGCGTGCCGTGGGGTGGATTGCTGATGACCGCCGGCGCGGGACTGGCCGGCGCGTTCCTCAACTACATCGTCCCCTCGGAGGCGTTCGAGATCGCCCTGAACGTCGACGCGATCATCCTGCTGCTGACCTGGACCGCGATCATCGCCTGCCAGATCCGGCTCCGCTCCCGCACCAAGCGGGGGTTGCTGCCCACCCCGGCGTTCCGGATGCCGGGGGCTCCGGTGACCGCCTGGGCCACCCTGGCGTTCTTCGCCGTCGTGATCGGGCTGATGTTCTTCGACACCAGCGGGATCGGCCGCCCCACGGTGTTGTGGTCGCTGCTACTGGTCCCGGCCCTCGTCGGCGGCTGGTACCTCGCACGCCCGCACGTCGCGCGCAACGCCGCCGAGCGCGCCGAGACCGGCGCCGACACCGTCACCATCCCCTAG